In Rhodothermus sp., the genomic stretch CACCGATCCGGACTACGTGCCGGATGATCCGGCTATTCTGGCCTATACGGAGGTGGCACAGCCTGGTGAGACGGTAGCAGTAACGTTCAAGGCGCCGGATAAACCCGGCCGGTATCGTTATGTCTGCACTTTCCCCGGGCATTATTCCATGATGCAGGGCATCATGGTGGTCTCCGGGAAAGCGACCGGCTGATGGGGGAGGTGCCTGCCCGAGCGATCGGGCTGCGGGGCGGGTGCTTCGGCATCCGCCCCTTTCTGGTACTTTGAGGGCAGCGTCTCCGCGAAGGGAGGCAGATATTTTCAGGGAAGATGATGGCATCAAGCTGATCAAAGAGGCGTAAATCCGAGGGCGTTCGGACTAATCAGTTGCCGGTCAACAGGTTTTTCAGCATACGGGCATTCTGGACAGCGTGCCCGCCTACGTCGTTGTTGAAGTACACGTACACGTCCCGGCCTGCGTTCAGCCACAGGCGAATGCGTTCGGCCCATTGCCGGAGCGTGGTCTCATCGTAGCCGCCAGCGTAACGGCCGGTCGTTCCGTGAAAGCGCACATAGACGGCCGGGCCGGTCGTCCAACAGGGGACGTCGAGCCGAGACCAGTCGTGTATGCAGAAGATCAGGTTGTGCGCCACCAGGAAGCGGTACACCTCTTCTGTGAACCAGCTTCGGTGACGGAATTCGAAGACGTGCAGATAACCCTCGGGCAACAGCGTAACGAATGATGCCAGACGCTCCAGATCAGCATGCAGACCTGGGGGTAACTGATAGAGCAGTGGCCCCAGATGTTCTTCAAGGGGAGCAATGGTGTCGAAGAAGGTCTGCAGCGCGTCGGCGCAGTCACGGAGGCGGCGCCGGTGCGTAATGGCGCGACTGACCTTTACGGCAAAGCGAAAGCCCGGCGGCGCCTGATCGTGCCAGCGTTGCACCGTAGCAGGACGGGGGAGATGGTAGAACGTATGGTTGAGTTCAACCGTATCGAACACGCGTGCATAATAGTCAAACCATTGATGGGAAGGCACATCCGTCGGGTAAAGCACGCCGCGCCAGTGCCGGTACGCCCATCCTGAGGTACCAATCCATGCCTGTCCGACCATTGGCAATCGGTGGTCTGTCTGGAACCCGGCGTATAACCCACCGTTGCAGTCCTGTGTTGATGTATTTGTTTCACCGACCGGTATCCTTTCGTTGCCTGTATGGCATTTCTGCCTGACAGCGCGGAAGTCTTCCGGTCCCAGTACACACAGGTTGCGTTATGTCTCAGGGTACTGTCAAGTGGTTCAGTGCGGAGAAGGGCTACGGCTTTATTGAGCAGGATGGCGGAGGCGAAGACGTCTTCGTGCACCGGACGGCCGTAGCCGGGCTGGGCTACGGCGAAGAGTTGCGTAAAGGGGAGCGGTTGCGTTTTGAAATCCGCCGCACGCCCAAAGGACTCCAGGCCGTCAACGTACAACGGCTGGACATGTAGGTGCCTGTTGCTCCCCAACCAGAAAACCCGGTGGTTGCCAGATCGCCGGGTTTTCTGCTGCCTATGCAGTGGCCACGCGCTCAGGCTTTAGTCGTTGCGGACCGCTGTACACGTTGAAACGGCTGTCGCGTAAAAATCCGATCAGCGTCATGCCGCATTCCCGGGCCAGATCGACGGCCAGGCTGGAGGGGGCACCAACGGCTGCCACGACAGGAATACCGGCCCGGGCAGCTTTTTGTACCAGCTCGAAGCTGGCCCGGCCGCTGAGCAGCAAAATGCCGTGTTGTAACAGGGCCGCTTTTTCTTCCAGCAGGAAGTGTCCGATAAGCTTATCCAATGCGTTATGGCGGCCTACGTCTTCACGCAGTGCCAGCAGGCGTCCGGCGGCATCGAACAGAGCCGCTGCATGCAACCCCCCGGTCTCGTTGAAGAGAGCCTGGGCCTTTCGGAGCGTCTGAGGTAGCTCGCAGAGCTGCTTCGGTGTCAGCAAAGGTCCTGCTGGTAGGGAAGGATAGCCACCGACCCGGACGGTCTCCAGTGCGGCCTTCCCACAGAGACCGCAGCTGGCCGCGGTCAGAAAGTGGCGTTCCAGACGAAAGGGATCGACCGACACGTAGGGTTTCAGCGTAACGGTCAGGATATTCCGATTATTGGGGCGATCACCAGAAGGGCCCGTGTGCTCGAATCGGTCGATGTCACGATATTGTTGAATAATGCCTTCCCCAAAGAAGAACCCGATGGCCAGCTCTACATCGTGGCCCGGCGTGCGCATGGTGATGGCCACGCGGCTATGGGTCGGGTGCCCTTCGTGGAAGTACACCAGCCGAAGCTCCAGGGGTTCTTCTACAACGACGGCCTCTTTAGTAGGATGCGTCCCTGAACCGTCGAAGCGCAGGGCTTCGATGCAGTCAATGCGTGTGCCCCGTTGTGGCGCATTCATAGATGAAAAACCGTGTCGGCGCTGCGCGTTTTCGATGTTTCGGGGGCAGACAGCGGACGCAGGTAAGCCACGACTTCCTTGTAGGCGGGAATACGGGCCTGGGGGGATAGGATTTCGGGGGGAACCAGCACATTGCCCTCGGGCCAGTGCACCTGCAGAGAACGGGCGGCCATGTCGGCAGCAAACAGGCGCCCCTCGAGTCGGCCGTGTTCGTTTTCGACCACGACACGTTCCCCTTCTTTAAGACCCAGGCGCTGCAGGTCGGCGTGGCTGATCAGGATAGCATCCCGGGGCAATCCGTTCAGGGGATCCACGTCCTCGTGGACGATGCTGTTGAACTGTTTGCCCCGTCGTGTAACTACCCGAAAGGCGCCTTCGGGCAGCTCAAGAGCTGGTAGCGGGACGGCCTGAAAGTGAGCTTTACCGTCCGGTGTGGGAAAGCGCCAGCCTTCACACAGGCGGGGGCCGCCATACTGAAAGGCGTCGCCTTTCTTTTGCAGATGCTGGATACCATCGTACATCGGGATCACCCGGGCAATTTCTTCCCGGATGGCTGCCGTGTTGGGAAAACGTACCTTGTCGGCCAATTCCGGGCGCACGCGCGCCGCCAGCTCTGCAAAGACCTCCCACTCCGGGCGCGCTTCAGGAATCCGCGGTCCTGGAATCTCCGGGCTGAAGATCACCCGGCGTTCCGTGGAAGTCTCGGTAACTCCACCGGGGATTTCATAGCGGGTGGTAGCTGGAAGCAGGAGCACGGTATCAGCGGGATCGACCAGCATCTGCGTCGATAAGGCGATGTCCATGTGCACCCGGAGGGGGATGCGCTGAAGGGCCTCGTCGATACCCCGTGGATCGGGGAGGACTTCTCGGAAGTTGCCGCCTACGGCAAACAGTACGTCCAGCGCTCCCTTGCGGGCAGCCTGTAGCGCTTCAGCCGTGGTGAGGCCAGGGCGGTCGGGTACTGGAAAACCGTACTGCTCCGAAAGCCAGGCGGCCGTTTCGGCATTGATGGGCTTGCCTCCCGGAAAGACGGTTGCGTAACAGCCCATTTCGGCACCCCCCTGTACGCCTGAATGTCCACGAATGGGCATTAAGCCGCAGCCGGGACGTCCCACAAAACCCCGGGTCAGAGCCAGATTCACAATGGCATAGACATTGGCCTCACCCGAGGCATGCTGCGTGATCCCCATGCCCCAGACGAACACTGCCCGTTCCGCCTGTCCTACCAGCTCTGCATAGGCTTCCATGTCACGCCGGGTCAGGCCACTCTGTGCTTCCAGCGTTTCCCAGGAGGTGGCCTCCAGCAGAGCCCGGAGTTCGTCAAAACCGACCGTGTGCTGGCGGATAAAGGCTTCGTCCACCAGCCCTTTAGCAATCATGGCCTTGATTGTGCCGTAGAGAAAAGCCAGATCGCCACCCGGGCGTACCGCAAAGAAATAATCCGTAATCTTCGTGCCAAACAGCGCGCTTTCCAGGTCGGAGGGAACCCAGTAGCGCAACATACCCGGCTCGGGATATGGATTGATCAGCACGACCCGTGTGCCAGCCTTTTTCGCATGATAGAGATATTTCATCATGACCGGCTGGTTATTGGCCACATTCGAGCCCAGGAAGGTGATCAGGTCGGTGCCGATCAGATCGGTGT encodes the following:
- a CDS encoding DUF72 domain-containing protein, which gives rise to MVGQAWIGTSGWAYRHWRGVLYPTDVPSHQWFDYYARVFDTVELNHTFYHLPRPATVQRWHDQAPPGFRFAVKVSRAITHRRRLRDCADALQTFFDTIAPLEEHLGPLLYQLPPGLHADLERLASFVTLLPEGYLHVFEFRHRSWFTEEVYRFLVAHNLIFCIHDWSRLDVPCWTTGPAVYVRFHGTTGRYAGGYDETTLRQWAERIRLWLNAGRDVYVYFNNDVGGHAVQNARMLKNLLTGN
- a CDS encoding cold shock domain-containing protein, translated to MSQGTVKWFSAEKGYGFIEQDGGGEDVFVHRTAVAGLGYGEELRKGERLRFEIRRTPKGLQAVNVQRLDM
- the fdhD gene encoding formate dehydrogenase accessory sulfurtransferase FdhD, yielding MNAPQRGTRIDCIEALRFDGSGTHPTKEAVVVEEPLELRLVYFHEGHPTHSRVAITMRTPGHDVELAIGFFFGEGIIQQYRDIDRFEHTGPSGDRPNNRNILTVTLKPYVSVDPFRLERHFLTAASCGLCGKAALETVRVGGYPSLPAGPLLTPKQLCELPQTLRKAQALFNETGGLHAAALFDAAGRLLALREDVGRHNALDKLIGHFLLEEKAALLQHGILLLSGRASFELVQKAARAGIPVVAAVGAPSSLAVDLARECGMTLIGFLRDSRFNVYSGPQRLKPERVATA
- a CDS encoding FdhF/YdeP family oxidoreductase, with product MPALWASRIPLTHTQNFKEVFRAFVENRDNLAYAWRILRDGVCDGCALGTSGLEDWTIEGIHLCNVRLRLLRLNTMPALDFSRLADVEALRRLRARDLRMLGRLPYPAIRRKGERGFRRISWDEALELIAERIRTTDPERLYFYLTSRGLPNETYYVAQKAVRAIGTNNIDNSARICHSPSTFGLKPTLGVAATTCSYTDLIGTDLITFLGSNVANNQPVMMKYLYHAKKAGTRVVLINPYPEPGMLRYWVPSDLESALFGTKITDYFFAVRPGGDLAFLYGTIKAMIAKGLVDEAFIRQHTVGFDELRALLEATSWETLEAQSGLTRRDMEAYAELVGQAERAVFVWGMGITQHASGEANVYAIVNLALTRGFVGRPGCGLMPIRGHSGVQGGAEMGCYATVFPGGKPINAETAAWLSEQYGFPVPDRPGLTTAEALQAARKGALDVLFAVGGNFREVLPDPRGIDEALQRIPLRVHMDIALSTQMLVDPADTVLLLPATTRYEIPGGVTETSTERRVIFSPEIPGPRIPEARPEWEVFAELAARVRPELADKVRFPNTAAIREEIARVIPMYDGIQHLQKKGDAFQYGGPRLCEGWRFPTPDGKAHFQAVPLPALELPEGAFRVVTRRGKQFNSIVHEDVDPLNGLPRDAILISHADLQRLGLKEGERVVVENEHGRLEGRLFAADMAARSLQVHWPEGNVLVPPEILSPQARIPAYKEVVAYLRPLSAPETSKTRSADTVFHL